The genomic DNA CGCATCGGCCGCAACAAATAGCGCTCCGAATATCAGCAATATAGGCGTTGCTATCGCCAGTCCGCGAAAGACCGAGAAAGCGTGCTTCGACCAACCTGTGCGTTCGATGGAAACCCATTCTATATCGTTGAACACAAGGGCGAACGGTGCGAAAAATGCACTGAATATCGACCATAGGAACGCCACGGCGTATTGAAAGACACCGGCGAGCCGCGTTGTCGTCCTCATTTTCGGCACGAATAGTACCGATAATATCGCGATGATCGCAACCGAATCGGCAACCCTGAGCTCGACCGAATCGCGCAGGACGAACATAGCCGAGAAAAATACTTGGGCCCCAAAAAGAGCATACGTTTGAGCCGTCAGATACTCAGGCTTGTGCCGCCTGAGCAGCCCGATCATCCCCGCCGCAAATGCGGCGTTGAACAAGAGTACATTGAGTCCCCACGGTGCCACCCTCAGCAAAAGATTGCCCAAAATACCGATAACGACTGCCACCTGCAGGATCTGAAGGCCTGCCTTCGTTCGTGCATTCATTTTTTTATAAAACCTCGCTTTATGAAAAACCAACTCATGAAACCAAAAATAATTGCGGCAAGGGGAAATGCGATCGCCCCGATCAGCATCCCGGTCGAACGGTAGTCGGCCGCGTTCTCCAACGTCAGATTGAGCCAGATCAGCCGAATTGTGTAATAAGCAAAGAAAAGTGCCGGTAGGGCGAAAGCAGCTCCGCAGAATATGAACAGGATCTTGGTGATGATCGGAGTCTCGCGGTCCATTTCTATTTGACGCCGGCCGGGCGGCTTTGTTCCCAAACTCTTGACCGAACGCTAACGTGTGAGCTTGCTCGCCTATCGCGTTTTCGCATCAACGTTTCAAAGCCGATCGTCGCCAGCAGGAAGAATGGAAATCCAACAAACCATAAGAAAACAAAGGCCATCAGGGGAATCGCAGTCGAGTCGGTATCGGCGGCGAATGCCCCCATTTTCAAGTTTTGCCAAAGCCAAAATCCGTAAATCACCGGAGCGTACCAATAGGCAATAAATGCAAGCATGTAGAGGCTAAGTCGATTTCTCGATCGTCTGGACCGTTTTGTGTAGCTCAGGTCGTTTCGGGTTATCACTCGGCTCATACTTTTTTCATAGCCTTGATCAGGGACTCCATGTGATTTAGATATCGTTCCAGCGCCGCCCGGCCGTGTTTGGTGATCTTGTATTCGGTCAACGGCATGCGGCCTTTGAATGATTTTTCGCAGGTTACGTAACCGGCGTCTTCGAGTTTGCGGGCGTGGACACTGATGTTGCCATCGGTCGTGTTGAGCAGCGTTTTGAGCTCGGTAAAGCTGAGCTTTTCGTTTGCCGCAAGCGCGCTCGTGATGCCGAGCCGCATGCGCTCGTGGATGACCTTGTCGAGATCGCCCGAGACATTTTCGGCCGCCGCTTCGACGCGAAGCCGATTCTTCCCGTTATCGTCGGCCTCCTGCCTTATTGCTAGATTGTTTTTAGACATATTTCCACCGGGCTGTTCTTCCTGTCCTAACCTCCCGCAAATCTCGTCCCGATCAGTCCGACGGCGAGTTCCGCCCAGACGATGAAAAGGACCAGTCAAATGGCCGCACAGATCGCCAATCGGTACTGAAGCTTTTTGACGAGACGCAGCACTAGCTCGATTGCGAGCCCCGTTCCCAGCAGCAAGACGCCAGCGATTACAAAATCAAATGCCGACCATTTCACTTCGGCCGTTAAATTCATTGCTGTGAACGGTATAAGCAATAGCAACCCTACTCCCCACACAATTCCTATGAGTCTCTTATTCTGAAATGTCATATATGTTTCCATTTCTAACCTCCGTACCGCCGTGCGATGATCGCTCCGAAGATTATGTGCAGCCCACCGAAACTTGCGCCCATCATCAGGTTTCCGTAATTCGAAGGCAGAGCAAACGCGACCGCTCCCAACACGATAAAGCACCAGCCCATTACGGGAACAACCTTTACCGAAAACGCTCCGCCACAGACCACGGCGGCCCCGTAGCATAGCATGCAGATCGCCGGCATCGCGTAATAATTTTCGTATTTCCAAACACCGAGAACGATCGCGACGCCGACGATCAGCGGCGGGGCAAAGCTCATCGCAAACTTCTTTGACGGAGCCGACAGCAGCGATGTCCCCGCGATCTTCGATTTTTGCCACATCGCCAAAAGTCCTATGGCGAATGCGAGAGCGGCCTCGATGAGCCAGACAAGGAGCGAATCACGCAGATACATCTGACTGTTTGCAATAAACGCCGCCGCGACCGCGGTCGCACCCATCAGCATTCCGCCATAGCCCGGCACGGCCGTGAAATGCGTCGAACGCTCCATCGTCTCGCGGATAAACTGCAAATTGTCGATCGCTCGATCGCCGATAGTTACCGGGCCGTTCGTCTCGGTTTCACTCTTTCGCGCAGCACTCAGTTTCGCCATAGTAGATGTAAATTACATCAAGTAATTCTTGATGTCAAGTACTTTGTATTGCAAAGTACTAATTATTTGGGCGCAAAAATGGGGCAGCCGCAGGGCCGCCCCGAAAAGGAGGATGAACGCAAACAAAAACTAATGGTGATCCTCGACCGCGACCTTTCCTTTGAATGTACGGAAGAGGAATGTGAAATATCCGAGTGCAATGATGATCCCGATCGGCCACCAGATGAGGCCGACGCCGAGGCCGTAGGCACCTGCTTTCGCGTTGTGAACGGTCAGGCTGTATTGAGGATCGAGAGCCGGCAGGACGTTAGGATAGAGCCCGTAGACGGCGCCGCCGAGCATCATTGCCAGATAAACAGACGATGCGATGAATGCAGCCTTATCGCTTCCCTTGGCGTTGAAATATTTGATCGCGATAAGCGAAGCGATAACAGCTGCGGGTATCAGCCAACCGATAGGCAGATAATAGTAATTATCAATCAGAGTCGGCCTCACACTCATAACGGCGGCGAGGCTCAACACTGTAACGATGACCAACGCGAACCACGCGATGCTGACGACCTGGCGCGAACGTGTATTCATTTCGCCCTCGGTTTTGATCGCCAAGTAGCTTGCACCGTGAATTGCAAGTGCGACAAACGCCACCACGCCCGAGAGGACGGTGAACCAATCGAGAATTCCCGTCGCTCCCGTGGTCGTCCAGTCGGTAAAAAGCGGCTCAAAAAAGTAGCCGGTCGCATCCAATGGAACTCCGCGGATGACGTTGCCGAGAGCAGCGCCGAAAAAGATCGCAAGCAATATGCTCGAAAGTGAGAATACGAAATCCCAAAACTTGACCCACAACGGATTGTCGAGCTGATGCCGAAGCTCGATGCCGGCCGCTCTCATTATCAGCAGCCACAGCACCATGATCAGCGGCAGATAAAACCCGCTGAAACCTGCAGCATAAAGGGCGGGAAACGCGAAATACAATGTACCTCCGGTGGCGAGCAGCCAAACCTCGTTGCCGTCCCAAACGGGGCCGATGGCGCTGATCGTGGCGGCACGTTCGCCGCTCGTACGGCCGACGTAATGGTGGACGATCCCTGCTCCGATATCGAAACCGTCGAGGATGACATAACAGACCAACATAAACGCAACTATCATGAACCAAACTGTTTCCATATCGTCCTCCTTAAACGGTCTCCGCTGTTATCTCAGCTCCCAATTCATCGGCTCCGTGCTCGATCCTACGAAGCATCAAGAAGATGTAGAGCAGCGACAATATCGTATACATACCCGCAAAGCCGAGCAGCGTAAACAGCACATTGCCGCCCGAGACCATCGGCGAATGACCGTGTTCGGTGCGGAAAAGCCCGTAGACCAGCCACGGCTGCCGGCCAAGTTCGGCGACGGCCCAGCCGACCGTATTTGCAATGAAAGGGAACGGAAAGCTGAGCATCAATATCCAAAGCAGCCAATTTGCGTCAAAGAGCCATCCACGCCACAGCCATATTGCCGCGATCACCATGATCGCAATAAATATCGTCCCCAATCCGACCATTATGTGAAAGCTGTAATATAGCAGCGGAATATTAGTCGGGTGGTCTTCTTTCGGGAATTCGTTAAGCCCGCGGACCTTGGCGTTCCAACGCTGGTAGGTGATAAAGCTAAGCATGTTCGGAATATGGATGGCATTATCGAGTCGTTGTTTCTCCATATCGGGTTGACCGATGAGGGCGATCGGGGCACCTTCTTGGGTTTCGAACAGACCTTCCATCGCGGCAAGCGTCGCAGGTTGGTGTTCGGCGACCATTTTGCCCTGCAGATCACCGGATGGGAACAGCATCCAGATGCTGCTGATACAGCCGGCGATGACGCCGACCTTCATGAACATCCGTCCGTATTCGACCTTTTTCTTAGAAAGAACATAAAACGCACCGAGAGCCGAAACGGCAAAAGATCCGACAACGACGGCACCGCCCATATTGTGCATGTACTGATAGACGGCCCACGGATTAAGCACGAGTGCCCAAAAGCTTGTTAGCTGGACCGACCCGTCCGGCATCATTTCGTAACCGACGGGATGCTGCATCCACGCGTTTGTCGCGATAATGAACCAGCCCGAAAGCCAAGTGCCGGCAAACAACAAAAATGCGGTGAGCCAATGAAGTTTTTGGCCTAGCCGTTTCTCGCCAAAGAGAAATAGGCCGATAAATGCTGATTCGAGAAAGAAGGCAAACGTGCCCTCCATCGCGAGGGTCTGGCCGATCACGCCGCCCGCGTATTTTGAAAAAGCTGCCCAGTTCGTTCCGAACTGAAACTCCATCGGAATTCCGGTCACTACGCCGAAGAGGAATGTGATGCCAAATATCTTGCCCCAGAAACGTGCGATCTCGTTCCAACGCTCGTCCTTTTTCAAAATCGCAAGCGACTTAAAAATGACGATCAATGGGGCAAGGCCCATCGTTAGCATCGGGAACAAATAGTGATAAGTAATAGTAAATGCAAATTGTATTCGAGCGAGCGTATTAGATTCCATCGATCCTCCTTGAGGTGGAAAACATTGTATATTGGGCTTACTTTGATGGTGCACAATCCGACGCGCCGCCGTATGCCCAGTTCCTTTAGCTCAAAGATAACGAACCGACCGTAGGTAAAACGTGATAGATATCACAATGCATTAGAAATTTGCGACTTTTGTTCCCGGTATAACGTCTAAACGGATGAACCAACGTACCGATATGAAAACCAGGCGCGCAGTTTTGCTTTGGGTGGCTCTTTTTGGGGTGTCTCTGACCGTGCTTTCGCAGGACAAAGCCACGGACGAGACCATCAAGGTCGATACGGCCTTGGTGAGTGTACCGGTGATCGTAAGCGACCGGAACGGCCGGTACGTGCCTAAACTTACGGCGGCCGACTTTAACATTTTTCAGGATGGAAACAAACAAAATATCGAGTTCTTCGCCGCTACCGAAGAACCGTTAACTATTGCATTGCTTATAGATACGAGCCAGAGCACGCGCGGAGTGCTTGGCGATATCAAGGATTCGGCCGTTTCATTCATTAAGTTGCTGGCACCCGCCGATAAAGCGATGATCGTCAGTTTTAACCGCGATGTCGAGGTCCTCAGCAGCCTTACATCAGATCAGGAGCAGCTAAAGAAAGCGGTCAGATCGGCGGAGATCCCGGACGGCGAGTTTGGCACGGCTCTGCGGGATGCAGCGTATGAAACTGTTTTTCGCTCATTCTCGGGAATTAAGGGACGCAAAGCCGTCATTCTGCTGACCGACGGCAAAGACGCCGGCAGCCGAATCTCAATCCGCGAGTTGCTCTACCGGCTGCAGGAGAGTGACACGCTTGTTTATCCGATAATGTTTAAGACTGACGAACGTCGAATGATAATGCGGCAGATATTACGTCGTGATGACATATTCGGCGGCGGTTTTCCTGGCCGTCGAGGCGGAGGAAGTTTCCCCGGCGGCGGACGAAATGGCGGCGGACTTCCGCCTCGGCGCGACAACGGCCGGCAACGCGAACGCGTCGAACGCGTCGAACGCCAAAATCGCGAGGCCTCGGAATTTCTGCAAAAAATAGCGGACACGACCGCAGGACGGTTTTACGAAAGTGACGACGGCAAGCTCAAAAAGCTGTTTGCCTCGATCGTCGAGGAGCTGCGGTTCCAATATCGTCTAGGCTTTTATCCTCCGGACGAAACAGGCGAAAAACGGCTGCACGAGATCAAAGTAAAGGTCGCCCGGGCAGATACGGTCGTGCGATCGCGTTCATCATATCGAGTCGAAACTAAATAGCAATTACTTTTTAAAGTTCTTCGGATTATTGACGATATCGCCGAGATTTTCTTGCGGCGGGGCAGTCGGATCGCCAACTGGAAATGTAAGTCGCTTTCGCTGCATGAGGAAGTTCTTGCCGTTCCATTTGTAATATGAACGGGTGAAAAATGTCGGGCAACATAGCTGCTCTTCGTCGCCCGTGATCTTGCCGGTCTCATTTTGGCCTAGAACAAAGCGGTCCTGGCCGTACAGCTCAATGACGAGTTCGCCATTCTCAGCTCGCACATCTTTAAGCCCGCCATCGGCGCGATCACCGGTGCGGAAGGGCCAGATCAGCTCGGGCTTGCCGCCTTTCCACTCAAAAACATATGCGATCTGCGGAACGGCACCGCCGCCGGTCTCGATCTTGAGTACGACAATAGCCTCGTCCGCTCCGTCGCTGGTCACGTCGAGGAATTTCGCCGTAACAAATGTCATCCCGATGCGCCGCTGCTGTTTAGCCTCTGCCTTTTTCTCGGGATCCATATCTTCATCAACTGCCGTTTCGACCGGTGCGATCTTTCCGTTCTTCAATGTGATCTCGGTCGAACCATCAGGATTTTGCCAGCCTCTAGGCAGTTCGTAGGTGTAGTTTTTGAAATCAAACTTCCCGATCGGCGAGGTTGTTGTCTTATTGCGGTCGTCTGTCAGCTCTGCCTGCAGGTTTGGGATCGACGGCGTCGGAACGGCCGTTGGCTGAGGTACTTGTGTCGGTGCGTCCAAGGTGGTCGAAGAATCATTGGTTGGAGGTTCGACCGGTCTCGTGCACGAAACTCCCAAAATTGCCGTAGCAATGATATAAAAAACATATCTCATCGATCATTAATACTGACGGCCGCTATTCGATCGCGTCGGAATAGGCGGATTGCAAAGCACGATATTCTGCGGCAAGCTCCGATTCGCCAACGGCGTCAGCCCGTGTCGCGGCAGTTCGGTAATATGTTACGAGCGATTTGCGAACATAGTTTCGCTGCTCAGCCGTCGCGAACGCCGTTTCGCCATCATGCTTACCGAGCTCGGACAGTTCCATTTCCGCGACCTCTTTCGCCAATATCCTTAACCTGTCAGCATCGCCAACTGATGTGATGATCTCGGTCAAAACGCCGATCAGCGTGCGAACGATAACATGGTCGCGTCGGCCAAAATGATAGATCTGATCGAACGCATCATCAACAAATTGTTCAAAACTCGGCTCCTTGACGCTAATTCGATGATTAGCCAGTTCTCTTGCCGTGCGTGACGTGAGATCGCGTGTCGAAAGTTCCTTGATGATAACGCCGAGATAGTGAATGCAATTGACACACGTTGTGGGATCATTGACCGCAGGCGAGATAGCTTTGATCCCGATATCGACCAACTGCCTGATGCCATATTCGACGTCCTGGTCAAAGCTTCGAAATTTCTGTATCGAAAAACTTTTGCGTATCAAAGTTTCCAGTTCGCCATCGATCGCGACCGGCGGCTCGATCGTGACCAAAGTCGAACCGACCTCGATAAAGCTGCCGAGATAATTGGTGACACGCAACGAACTCTCCGGATGTGTTTTCGCGATCCGGCGACTCGCCTGGACCAGCAGATCGGCGTCGATCTTTTCGAGAAATCCGCTTCGTTCCGAAATTACGGTACCGTCGGCAACCTCGGTCTGGGTATCGATCGGCCCCAGATCGTAGACGCCATCTATCTCGGCGACAGTCCGGTCGGCGATACTTTTTGTGATTGTGGCAGCATTCAGATTGTCCGCCAGGTAGCCCAAAAACAGGGGAAACAACACAAAGGTCTGATACGCACCGAGAAATAGCCCAAGGGCGTGAAGCGACGAATTTTCACCGAATTGGACTACAAAACAAAACGCGCAAACAGCGATCGACGACCACAGAAACAACGCTCGAAACCTGTCGCGGTGCCAGAAATGCCGCACGATCCGAGGCGAAAATTGAACAGAGACAAGCGACAAAGCAACGAATACGAACGAAAAGGTCGTCACCAAGATCGTGACACCGATCGAGACCCAAGCGCTCAAGGCCGCACGCATCATCGGCTCGGCAAGCGCAAAAATGCTTCGAGCATTGATGAAAACCGCCCATCCGACAATAAATACGGCCAGTATCGAAACGAGCAGCAACGCCCGGTCGCGGTCGGTTCGGATCGGCACCGGTCGTCGGTCTCTGCTGCGTCGTGCGGTCATTTTTACGTACTAGGCCCGTGTCAGGCTGCGATATTTTATCCGGTGCGGCTGGTCTGCGTCGTGGCCGAGGCGGCGTTTGCGGTCGGCTTCGTACTCGCTGTAGTTGCCGTCAAAATACTCGACGTGCGAGTCGCCCTCGAACGCCAGAATATGCGTCGCGATACGGTCCAAAAACCAACGGTCATGACTAATTACGACGGCGCAGCCGGCAAAGTTTTCGAGCGCTTCTTCGAGGGCACGCATCGTGTTGACGTCAATGTCGTTGGTCGGCTCATCAAGGAGCAGAACGTTGGCACCGGTCTTGAGCATCTTGGCGAGATGAACTCGATTTCGTTCGCCGCCAGAAAGCTGGCCGACGAATTTTTGCTGATCGGCACCGGAGAAATTGAATTTTGAAACGTAGGTTCGTGCGTTCATCACGCGGGTTCCGAGCGTAACATTGTCGAGTCCGTCCGAGATCTCGTCAAAGACATTCTTTTCGGCATTGAGCGAGTCACGCGATTGATCGACGTAGCCGAGTTTGACGGTTTCGCCCACCTTGAACGTCCCTGCGTCCGGGGTTTCCTGTCCGGTTATCAGTCGGAATAGAGTGGTCTTACCCGCACCGTTCGGGCCGATGACACCGACGATCCCGCCCTTTGGCAGCGAAAATTCCAGATTCTCAAATAAAACGGTGTCGCCGTAAGCCTTAGAAACTCCGTGTGCCTCGATGACATTATCGCCGAGCCGCGGGCCCGGCGGAATATAGATCTCGAGGTCGTCTGCATGCTTTTCGGACTCGGTCGCGACCATCGCCTCGTAATCATTGATACGTGCCTTTGATTTGGCGTGACGGCCCTTGGGCGACATGCGGATCCAGTCGAGTTCGCGTTCGAGCGTTTTCTGCAGCTTGTCTTCCTTACGCTCTTCCTGCGCAAGACGCGTGCTCTTTTGCTCAAGCCACGACGAGTAATTGCCCTGATACGGGATGCCCTGTCCGCGGTCGAGCTCAAGTATCCAACCGGCGATGTTGTCGAGGAAATAACGGTCGTGCGTGACGGCGATGATCGTGCCTTCGTATTTTTGCAGATGCTGTTCGAGCCAGCCTACGCTCTCGGCGTCAAGGTGGTTGGTAGGCTCATCAAGCAGCAGAATGTCGGGTTTTTGCAGCAGCAGACGGCACAGGGCAACGCGGCGTTTTTCACCGCCCGAAAGATTCTTGACGACCGTATCTGCCGGCGGACAGCGAAGCGCGTCCATCGCCATCTCAAGCCTTGAGTCGAGGTCCCACGCGTCGGCGTGATCGAGAGCCTCTTGAACCTCGCCCTGACGTTCGATGAGTGCGTTCATCGCATCGTCGTCCATCGGCTCGGCAAACTTGGCGTTGATCTCCTCAAATTCCTTGAGCAGATCGACCGTCCCCTGGACCGCTTCCTCTACGATCTGCTGGACCGTCTTGTTTTCGTCCAGGTGAGGTTCCTGCTGAAGATAGCCGACCGAGTAGCCCTTGGAAAACACCACCTCGCCGTTAAAATCCTTGTCGGTACCCGCGATGATGCGTAGCAATGACGATTTACCCGCGCCGTTTAGGCCCAGTACACCGATCTTCGCACCGTAAAAGAACGAAAGGTAAATGTCCTTGAGGACAGCCTTTTTGTCGTAAAACTTACTGACCTTGACCATCGAAAAGATGATCTTGTTTGGTTCTGAATTGCTCATATACAAATAATTACGGAAGTGAGTCGGGATCGTGAAGTCCCGCGGTGATATCCATATTGCTATGCATCACGCGCCAGACATCAATTTGATGCTCGGTCTCAATGTAGAAGATAAGGAACGGAAATTTCTTCAACGGCCAGAAACGGATACCGGCCAAGCTAGGCTCATATCCATATTTCGGCGAACCCGTTTCGGGGAACCGCGAAATTAACGTGACCGCCTTTTCAAAATCGTGCAAGAAGTCCACGGCCACATCAGTGCCGGCAGTTGCCAAATAATGATCGCGCGCGCGATCGAGATCGTCCTCGGCCAGGACGCGAGGGATGACAGGCTTACTCACTTCTTTTCCGCTTTCAAGCTCTGACGCATTTTCTCGAAGTATTCCGCATTCCACACGTTTTCACTCAGTGGTGACGCGGCCCCTTCCAGAAGCATCTCTCGCAGTCGTACCCGATCTTGTTCTTTTCGCAAAAGCTCCCGCACATACTCGCTGCTGCTGCCATAGTCGCCATCAGACACTTGTGTATCCACAAATGTTCGAAGAGTTTCCGGCAATGAGATGTTCATTGTGCTCATAGTTAGAAAATAACAGTTATGGCAAACTTTGCCAAGCCGAATGCCTTTTACACCGAAAAGTTGATCCTGGCGGTTCTGGATTGCCCACTATTTATTCTTGCTCAACCAATTCTTCCACCAACGTTGTAGCTCCTTCCGATTCTTTGGTTCCAAAACGTAGTTGAAGTACGCATAGATGCCGTTGGTTTCCCATTCTTCTTGGTATTTCCGCGGAAGTGATTCGAGCAACCGCTTCTCCCATTCTTTGTCGTCACCCTTGCTCACTATACGGAGGAGTACGAATAATGCAGTATCACCGACCGCGTAGCTATGCCACGTCGGAACCGAATATCTAGGATCCTTTATTAAAGTATCGTTGCCTATTTTTTCGACCAAACACGGAATTGCTTCATTACCTTTAAGTAAAAGACTCTCGTATATCGGATCCGTGATCGTCGGATCGTGGGTCGGAAGGACCTCAATCTGACCCACGCGATCGCACAATTCAGTCGCTGTCATTTCGGTGATATGTACCGGTATTGACGGTTTGGTGGGTTCCGGAGTTGGCTGGATCTCTATTTGCTTTAGCGGCTCGGCGATCCTTACTTCGTTCGGAGTCGAACAAGCAAAAAAGACCACTAAGAACCCCGTAAATACTAGAAGGAGCTTCATTGTATAGAGAATCTCCTTGTTGTGGCCTTTTCGATTCTTTCCTTGCACACCCGAAACCCAATTCCCGGCAAATCAGGTGCGGCAATCGTTCCATTTGCTGAAACCTCAACCGCTGGTTCTATGATGTCTTCGTGCCAATATCTCTTCGAAGCAGAGACGTCGCCGGGCATCGTGTAGCCGGCGAGGGTCGAGATGGCGATGTTGTGGGCACGGCCGATCCCGCTCTCCAGCATTCCGCCGCACCAGACGGGCATTCCGGCTTCGCGGCAGATCTGCTCGACCATTTTCGATTGTGTATGGCCGCCGACGCGTCCGTTCTTTAGGTTGATTATTTTGCCGGACTTTAATTCGATCGCCTTTCTGGCATCTTCCGGCGATTTGATCGGCTCGTCTAGGCAGATCGGTGTTTTGAGCTGAGCCTGCAGTTTGGCGTGGTCGATTATGTCGTCGTAACCAAGCGGCTGTTCGAGCATCATCAGGTTAAATTCGTCTAGACTCTTGAGCAGGTCGATGTCGGCGAGCGTGTACGCCGAATTTGCGTCGCCCATCAGCAGAATATCGCCAAATTCGGCACGCACCGCCTTGATCACGTCGTAATCCCACCGAGGGCTGATCTTGATCTTGATGCGTTTGTAACCCGCTTCGACCTCGACGCGGATCTTCTCTAATAATTGAGCGACATTGTCCTGAATACCGATCGAAACACCGCATTCGATGGTTTGATTGACGCCGCCGAGATGTCTCCACAACGGCACGCCGAGTTTTTTGGCTTCGAGGTCCCAGCATGCGGTTTCGATTCCAGCCTTTGCCATTCGATGTCCGCGGACCCATTTCATCGAGTCCCAAACTTCTGCCGCACTTTCAAATTCCTTGCCAATGACCATCGGGGCAAGTATTTGTTCTGCAGTTGCCCACGCCGAATCGGTCCATTCGTCAGAGTAGCCCGGCGTCTCGCCGCAGGTAACCTCACCCCAGCCCTCAGCTCCGCCCGTGTCCTCGACTCGCACCAAAATTATCCGACGCTTATACGTTCGGCCAAAGCTGGTCTCGAAAAAATGGACGAGGGGCAGATCGATCTCGGTAAGCTGTATTGATTTGATCTTGAGCATGGCTGCAAAAATCCAGGTTAGTTTCTGAAGGCTTCAAAAGCAATCGGCGGTGCCGCAGGGGTGTTCCGTTCCACCACACAAAGGTGTTTCACGCGAAACATTATTCTACGACCTCAAATTGCACGAACTGCGTCGCGATCTGCTGTTTCGGTTTGGCAAGACCGTCGGTGACGATGATCTGGAGAATGTAATCGCCGGGCAGCATTTTGCCGCCTATCACAAGTGCACCGGCAGATCTAAGCCGCTGAAGATCCGTTTGACCGGCAGGATCCAAACGCTGATCCTTGCCGTCGAGCAGTAGTTTGCCGTCTCGATAGACCCTGACCTTAGTAGTTAGAGATGGTTGTTTTGAATTGTCGAATTTGGCGTTATAGATCTCAAATCCATATCTCAGTACCGTATTTAATTTCACCCGGCGAAGTGCGGTCGCAGTCATCGGATCACCGCGAACAGATCCGCCGTTCGGGTCGTTCAAACTCTCCCATTCCTTGACCGACAGATTCTCAAGCAAAACGCTTGAGGCCGACAGGCGTTCCTTTTTGAGATCTGGCACCTCGATGAACTGGCTTGCCGAACCGATCTTGCCGCCCTGAGCATCGCGTAGGGCGACTCGAAACTGATATGCACCCGGCTTTTTGACAGGAAATTGAAAATGATAGACAAATCCGTCCTTCATTATTTTCTTTAGCGACTCTGCCTTGTCGGTAATCGTGTAGGTTTTGGCGATCTTGTCTATCGGCTGTCCGTTATCGCCAAAACTCATCGCCATCACATCGAAAACCGCTTTTTTCATGCCGTCCTTTTCGTCTGTGAATTTTAGTTCGCTTCCGTCCACAAAAAGCAGCGAACGGACGAACGAACCGCTAACCCTGTCATTGCCGAAC from Acidobacteriota bacterium includes the following:
- a CDS encoding VWA domain-containing protein; its protein translation is MKTRRAVLLWVALFGVSLTVLSQDKATDETIKVDTALVSVPVIVSDRNGRYVPKLTAADFNIFQDGNKQNIEFFAATEEPLTIALLIDTSQSTRGVLGDIKDSAVSFIKLLAPADKAMIVSFNRDVEVLSSLTSDQEQLKKAVRSAEIPDGEFGTALRDAAYETVFRSFSGIKGRKAVILLTDGKDAGSRISIRELLYRLQESDTLVYPIMFKTDERRMIMRQILRRDDIFGGGFPGRRGGGSFPGGGRNGGGLPPRRDNGRQRERVERVERQNREASEFLQKIADTTAGRFYESDDGKLKKLFASIVEELRFQYRLGFYPPDETGEKRLHEIKVKVARADTVVRSRSSYRVETK
- a CDS encoding transcriptional regulator, translating into MSKNNLAIRQEADDNGKNRLRVEAAAENVSGDLDKVIHERMRLGITSALAANEKLSFTELKTLLNTTDGNISVHARKLEDAGYVTCEKSFKGRMPLTEYKITKHGRAALERYLNHMESLIKAMKKV
- the ettA gene encoding energy-dependent translational throttle protein EttA produces the protein MSNSEPNKIIFSMVKVSKFYDKKAVLKDIYLSFFYGAKIGVLGLNGAGKSSLLRIIAGTDKDFNGEVVFSKGYSVGYLQQEPHLDENKTVQQIVEEAVQGTVDLLKEFEEINAKFAEPMDDDAMNALIERQGEVQEALDHADAWDLDSRLEMAMDALRCPPADTVVKNLSGGEKRRVALCRLLLQKPDILLLDEPTNHLDAESVGWLEQHLQKYEGTIIAVTHDRYFLDNIAGWILELDRGQGIPYQGNYSSWLEQKSTRLAQEERKEDKLQKTLERELDWIRMSPKGRHAKSKARINDYEAMVATESEKHADDLEIYIPPGPRLGDNVIEAHGVSKAYGDTVLFENLEFSLPKGGIVGVIGPNGAGKTTLFRLITGQETPDAGTFKVGETVKLGYVDQSRDSLNAEKNVFDEISDGLDNVTLGTRVMNARTYVSKFNFSGADQQKFVGQLSGGERNRVHLAKMLKTGANVLLLDEPTNDIDVNTMRALEEALENFAGCAVVISHDRWFLDRIATHILAFEGDSHVEYFDGNYSEYEADRKRRLGHDADQPHRIKYRSLTRA
- the cydB gene encoding cytochrome d ubiquinol oxidase subunit II, which codes for METVWFMIVAFMLVCYVILDGFDIGAGIVHHYVGRTSGERAATISAIGPVWDGNEVWLLATGGTLYFAFPALYAAGFSGFYLPLIMVLWLLIMRAAGIELRHQLDNPLWVKFWDFVFSLSSILLAIFFGAALGNVIRGVPLDATGYFFEPLFTDWTTTGATGILDWFTVLSGVVAFVALAIHGASYLAIKTEGEMNTRSRQVVSIAWFALVIVTVLSLAAVMSVRPTLIDNYYYLPIGWLIPAAVIASLIAIKYFNAKGSDKAAFIASSVYLAMMLGGAVYGLYPNVLPALDPQYSLTVHNAKAGAYGLGVGLIWWPIGIIIALGYFTFLFRTFKGKVAVEDHH
- a CDS encoding DUF2254 domain-containing protein translates to MTARRSRDRRPVPIRTDRDRALLLVSILAVFIVGWAVFINARSIFALAEPMMRAALSAWVSIGVTILVTTFSFVFVALSLVSVQFSPRIVRHFWHRDRFRALFLWSSIAVCAFCFVVQFGENSSLHALGLFLGAYQTFVLFPLFLGYLADNLNAATITKSIADRTVAEIDGVYDLGPIDTQTEVADGTVISERSGFLEKIDADLLVQASRRIAKTHPESSLRVTNYLGSFIEVGSTLVTIEPPVAIDGELETLIRKSFSIQKFRSFDQDVEYGIRQLVDIGIKAISPAVNDPTTCVNCIHYLGVIIKELSTRDLTSRTARELANHRISVKEPSFEQFVDDAFDQIYHFGRRDHVIVRTLIGVLTEIITSVGDADRLRILAKEVAEMELSELGKHDGETAFATAEQRNYVRKSLVTYYRTAATRADAVGESELAAEYRALQSAYSDAIE
- a CDS encoding cytochrome ubiquinol oxidase subunit I — protein: MESNTLARIQFAFTITYHYLFPMLTMGLAPLIVIFKSLAILKKDERWNEIARFWGKIFGITFLFGVVTGIPMEFQFGTNWAAFSKYAGGVIGQTLAMEGTFAFFLESAFIGLFLFGEKRLGQKLHWLTAFLLFAGTWLSGWFIIATNAWMQHPVGYEMMPDGSVQLTSFWALVLNPWAVYQYMHNMGGAVVVGSFAVSALGAFYVLSKKKVEYGRMFMKVGVIAGCISSIWMLFPSGDLQGKMVAEHQPATLAAMEGLFETQEGAPIALIGQPDMEKQRLDNAIHIPNMLSFITYQRWNAKVRGLNEFPKEDHPTNIPLLYYSFHIMVGLGTIFIAIMVIAAIWLWRGWLFDANWLLWILMLSFPFPFIANTVGWAVAELGRQPWLVYGLFRTEHGHSPMVSGGNVLFTLLGFAGMYTILSLLYIFLMLRRIEHGADELGAEITAETV